The following are from one region of the Candidatus Thermoplasmatota archaeon genome:
- a CDS encoding amidohydrolase — MSILIKNTSIITQNKKKQKIMGDLYIEDKEITQISKKNINVEADYKIDGRNKLVLPGLINTHTHIPMTLLRGYGDDMILSRWLKERIWPIEAKLNPRSIEIGTRLGLLEMISSGTTTYLDMYFFEDTIGKTTEETGLRGFLGFPMLDLGTPEFSSDQFFPECEKFIKRWRNNDLIKPVIAPHATYTCGPENLEKIRDLSDKYDVLIHTHCAETREEVYDLQKKYGVRPVEQLKKHGLLCENMVLAHCGWITKNEIIDIKNGGSKVSHCPVSNMKIATGGFAPIPELIQSDVVVGLGTDGAASNNVLDMFDTMKFCALMHKQHRWDPGVLPAQTVFDFATIGGARCLKMEKNIGSIEVGKKADIIIIDLNKPHLTPKHDLVSHLVYAMRGNDVSTTIVNGKPLMLDKEFLTIDYEKTIEDAERCAKELTS, encoded by the coding sequence ATGAGTATTCTCATAAAAAACACTTCTATAATCACCCAAAACAAAAAAAAACAAAAGATCATGGGTGACCTCTATATAGAAGATAAAGAAATCACCCAGATTTCTAAAAAAAACATTAATGTAGAAGCTGATTACAAAATAGATGGTAGAAACAAACTTGTTTTACCAGGTCTTATAAACACGCATACACACATACCAATGACACTCTTACGCGGCTACGGAGACGACATGATACTAAGCAGATGGCTTAAGGAGAGGATATGGCCTATTGAGGCTAAACTAAACCCTAGATCCATAGAGATAGGAACACGACTAGGTTTGTTGGAGATGATAAGCTCTGGTACAACCACTTATCTAGACATGTATTTTTTTGAGGACACCATAGGAAAAACAACTGAGGAAACTGGTCTGAGAGGCTTCCTAGGTTTCCCAATGCTGGATCTTGGTACACCAGAGTTTTCCTCGGATCAGTTTTTCCCTGAGTGTGAAAAATTCATAAAAAGATGGAGGAACAACGATCTTATAAAACCTGTTATAGCACCACATGCAACATACACGTGTGGACCAGAAAACCTAGAGAAAATAAGGGATTTATCAGATAAATATGATGTCTTGATTCATACCCACTGTGCTGAAACAAGAGAAGAGGTATATGATCTGCAAAAAAAATATGGTGTTAGACCTGTTGAGCAACTAAAAAAACATGGCTTGTTATGCGAAAACATGGTGCTAGCGCATTGTGGCTGGATAACAAAAAACGAGATAATTGATATAAAAAACGGTGGCTCAAAGGTTTCACACTGCCCGGTTAGCAACATGAAGATAGCAACTGGTGGTTTCGCCCCTATACCTGAGCTGATTCAATCTGATGTAGTTGTGGGTCTTGGTACAGATGGTGCAGCAAGCAATAATGTATTAGATATGTTTGACACGATGAAGTTCTGTGCTCTTATGCATAAACAGCATAGATGGGACCCTGGTGTGTTGCCTGCGCAAACTGTTTTTGATTTCGCTACAATTGGTGGAGCAAGATGCTTGAAGATGGAAAAAAATATTGGTTCAATTGAGGTAGGAAAAAAAGCTGATATAATAATTATTGATTTAAACAAACCACATCTCACACCAAAACATGATCTTGTGTCACACCTAGTTTATGCTATGCGGGGAAATGATGTTTCTACAACCATAGTGAATGGTAAACCATTAATGCTAGACAAAGAGTTTTTGACTATTGATTACGAGAAAACAATTGAAGACGCTGAGAGATGCGCTAAAGAGTTAACTAGTTAA
- the nadA gene encoding quinolinate synthase NadA — translation MDKNSVISRINDLRKKKKAVILAHNYQIPEVQDIADFVGDSLDLSLKATKTDAKNIVFCGVDFMAESAKILNPEKKVVLPVKDATCPMAAMVDAEALRCLIKDHPDAEVVAYINTTAEVKALADICCTSANGVKIVKSISSKKVIFVPDINLGSYIQRFVPEKKMILWPGICRTHHNITKEDILGLKKKHPGAEVLVHPECRLEVIDIADKALSTNGMVNHVRESRVKEFIIGTEKGLCYRLKKENPGKEFYPVESAVCPNMKKIDLEKILNSLITLEPEVKLPSDIMEEAKLPLQRMMDAGRGD, via the coding sequence ATGGATAAAAACAGTGTTATCAGCAGGATAAATGATTTGAGAAAAAAGAAAAAAGCTGTTATTCTCGCTCATAACTACCAGATACCAGAAGTCCAAGATATAGCTGATTTTGTTGGTGACTCACTGGATTTGTCTCTTAAGGCAACTAAGACTGATGCGAAAAACATTGTTTTCTGTGGTGTTGATTTCATGGCAGAGTCAGCGAAGATCCTCAACCCCGAGAAAAAAGTTGTTCTCCCTGTTAAAGATGCTACTTGCCCTATGGCTGCTATGGTTGATGCAGAGGCTCTCAGATGTTTGATTAAAGATCATCCTGATGCTGAGGTTGTGGCGTACATTAACACCACTGCTGAGGTTAAGGCATTGGCTGATATTTGTTGTACTTCTGCGAATGGTGTAAAAATTGTGAAAAGTATTTCTTCTAAAAAAGTTATTTTTGTACCTGATATAAACCTTGGTTCTTATATCCAGCGTTTCGTTCCAGAGAAAAAGATGATACTATGGCCTGGTATCTGCCGTACTCATCATAACATAACTAAAGAGGATATCCTAGGTTTGAAAAAGAAGCATCCTGGTGCTGAGGTTCTTGTTCACCCTGAGTGTAGATTGGAGGTTATAGACATTGCTGACAAGGCGCTTTCAACAAATGGTATGGTTAATCATGTTAGGGAATCCAGGGTAAAAGAGTTTATTATTGGTACTGAAAAAGGTCTTTGTTATAGGTTGAAAAAAGAGAACCCTGGTAAAGAGTTTTATCCAGTTGAGTCAGCTGTTTGTCCTAATATGAAGAAGATTGATTTAGAAAAAATCTTAAATAGTCTTATAACCTTAGAACCAGAGGTTAAACTACCATCTGATATTATGGAGGAGGCTAAATTGCCTCTTCAGCGTATGATGGATGCTGGGCGGGGTGACTAA
- the nifS gene encoding cysteine desulfurase NifS: MKRIYMDYASTTPVDDEVLKEMMPFFQKNYGNPASIHFFGREADKAVENARNQVSDLIGCSPEEIIFTSGGTESDNLAIKGVAYLNKNKRGGKGYNIITCCIEHPAVLETCKHLEKQGFNVKFLPVDKYGFINPKELEESISEDTFLVTIMFANNEIGTIEPIEEIGKITKKHGVLLHTDAVQAVGKVPIDVNRLNIDLLSISSHKIYGPKGVGALYVRKGVKLEPLAHGGGHEKGFRSSTLNTPGIVGLGKACELGKERFDKDTEHMKKLRDTLIKNVLEIEESFLNGHPEKRLVNNAHFRFFAIEGESLNLMLDDKGVAAATGSACSSKKLQPSHVLLGLGLKPEEAHGSIRLSLGRSSTKEEVEYVCKVLPEIVQKLRNMSPLWNR; the protein is encoded by the coding sequence ATGAAAAGAATATATATGGACTATGCATCAACTACTCCTGTTGACGATGAGGTTTTAAAAGAGATGATGCCTTTTTTCCAAAAAAACTATGGGAACCCGGCTAGCATACATTTCTTTGGCAGAGAAGCTGATAAGGCTGTTGAAAACGCTAGAAACCAGGTTTCAGATTTAATAGGTTGTAGCCCTGAGGAAATCATTTTTACTTCTGGTGGCACTGAGTCTGATAACCTTGCGATAAAAGGTGTTGCTTATCTAAATAAGAATAAACGTGGTGGAAAAGGCTACAATATAATAACCTGTTGTATAGAGCATCCTGCTGTTCTTGAAACCTGTAAACATCTAGAGAAACAGGGTTTTAATGTAAAGTTTTTACCAGTTGATAAATACGGTTTTATAAACCCAAAAGAGTTGGAAGAATCTATTTCTGAGGATACTTTTCTTGTTACGATAATGTTTGCTAACAACGAGATAGGTACTATAGAGCCTATTGAGGAGATCGGTAAAATAACAAAAAAACATGGTGTTTTGTTGCATACAGATGCTGTTCAAGCAGTGGGTAAGGTTCCAATTGATGTAAACAGGTTAAATATTGATTTGTTGTCAATTTCATCTCATAAGATTTATGGCCCAAAAGGAGTTGGTGCTCTTTATGTTAGGAAAGGGGTTAAACTGGAGCCGCTAGCTCATGGTGGTGGACATGAAAAGGGTTTTAGGAGCAGTACGTTGAATACCCCTGGTATTGTTGGTCTTGGTAAAGCATGTGAGCTTGGCAAGGAACGTTTTGACAAAGACACAGAACATATGAAAAAACTTAGGGATACTTTGATTAAGAATGTTTTGGAAATCGAGGAGAGTTTTCTTAATGGTCATCCTGAAAAACGTTTGGTTAACAATGCTCATTTCCGTTTCTTTGCTATTGAGGGTGAGTCGTTGAATCTCATGCTTGATGACAAAGGTGTTGCTGCTGCTACTGGTTCTGCTTGTTCCTCAAAGAAGCTACAGCCATCACATGTACTCCTAGGGTTAGGGCTTAAACCTGAGGAGGCACATGGTTCTATTAGATTATCACTTGGTAGATCTAGCACAAAAGAAGAGGTCGAGTATGTTTGCAAGGTTTTACCAGAGATTGTTCAAAAACTTAGGAATATGTCCCCGCTTTGGAACAGGTAG